One Bacillus amyloliquefaciens DSM 7 = ATCC 23350 DNA window includes the following coding sequences:
- a CDS encoding glycosyltransferase, with protein MSGNAECKLTLCMIVKNEERYISRCLSSVQDIADEIVIVDTGSQDNTKDICKSFQARVFDLEWENDFAKARNYGLQHAEGDWILMLDADEELDQETGRFLTSLLHDELPSRGLLKIINYTGKQLDENEAFESMQPRLFRNHEGLLYQGRIHENIMSSNEEENNTFFTLPCVIHHYGYLEQEEKIKQKHKRNISILNEELSEETPDPWLIYHLASECYRIKDYEKALHLVNGSIFQFLSENRMPPSLLYNLKYTILLELKRYEEAEQGIEKVLRLYPDYSNLHYYKGLVLYHLEKYRAAIKAFENGTRIEEENPDHLILKGAADFRAFYYMAKCHAELNHDMTAIAYAKKSVKSNPQYKPAQELLSQLKKDQRTNA; from the coding sequence ATGAGCGGAAATGCTGAATGTAAACTGACGCTTTGCATGATTGTAAAAAACGAGGAGAGATATATCTCCCGCTGTTTATCAAGTGTACAAGATATTGCTGATGAGATTGTTATCGTAGACACCGGATCACAAGATAATACAAAAGATATCTGCAAAAGCTTTCAAGCCAGAGTGTTTGATTTAGAATGGGAGAATGATTTCGCAAAGGCGAGAAATTACGGTCTGCAGCATGCCGAAGGGGATTGGATTTTAATGCTTGACGCGGATGAAGAGCTCGATCAGGAGACGGGCCGCTTTTTAACTTCGCTGCTTCATGACGAATTACCGAGCCGGGGCCTTTTGAAGATTATCAATTATACGGGAAAACAGCTGGATGAAAATGAAGCCTTTGAAAGCATGCAGCCGAGACTGTTCCGCAATCATGAAGGCCTTTTGTATCAAGGCAGAATTCACGAAAATATCATGTCTTCCAATGAGGAAGAAAACAATACTTTTTTTACGCTTCCTTGTGTGATTCATCACTACGGCTATTTGGAGCAGGAAGAAAAGATCAAACAAAAACATAAACGGAATATCAGCATTTTAAATGAAGAGCTTTCAGAGGAAACTCCTGATCCGTGGCTTATTTATCATTTGGCAAGTGAATGTTACAGAATAAAAGACTATGAAAAAGCATTACATCTTGTAAACGGCTCAATTTTTCAATTTTTAAGTGAAAACCGAATGCCTCCGTCTCTCTTGTATAATTTAAAATATACAATATTGCTTGAGCTCAAACGGTATGAAGAAGCCGAGCAGGGGATTGAAAAGGTGCTCAGGCTTTATCCTGATTACAGTAATCTTCATTATTATAAAGGTCTTGTATTATATCATCTGGAGAAGTACAGAGCGGCAATCAAAGCATTTGAAAACGGGACACGGATTGAAGAGGAAAACCCTGATCACTTAATTTTAAAAGGAGCCGCCGATTTCAGAGCTTTTTATTATATGGCGAAATGTCATGCTGAATTAAACCATGATATGACGGCCATCGCTTACGCCAAAAAATCTGTGAAATCTAATCCTCAATATAAACCCGCACAAGAACTTCTGTCTCAATTAAAAAAGGATCAGCGGACAAACGCCTGA
- a CDS encoding DMT family transporter: MHWISLIAAGLCEMLGVILMNQFQKEKKVKWILFIIVGFAASFSLLSYAMETIAMGTAYAIWTGIGTAGGALAGILFYGEQKDAKRIFFIALILCAAVGLKILS, encoded by the coding sequence ATGCATTGGATCAGTCTGATAGCCGCGGGTCTTTGTGAAATGCTCGGGGTCATTTTGATGAATCAATTTCAAAAAGAAAAGAAAGTCAAATGGATTCTCTTCATTATCGTCGGTTTTGCGGCTTCATTTTCGCTGCTTTCTTATGCGATGGAAACGATCGCGATGGGAACGGCCTATGCAATCTGGACGGGTATCGGCACGGCGGGCGGCGCGTTAGCCGGTATTCTTTTCTACGGAGAGCAGAAGGATGCGAAGCGCATCTTTTTCATTGCGCTTATTTTATGCGCTGCCGTAGGATTGAAAATTCTTTCGTAA
- the purU gene encoding formyltetrahydrofolate deformylase yields MNSYMTQRLNDYREGNEEKGRLLVSCPDQPGIVSAVSAFLFEHGANIIESNQYTTDPEGGRFFLRIEFDCKGIREKKEDLKQAFALIAQTFGMTWSLSLASELKRVAIFVSKELHCLHELIWEWQSGNMMAEIAVVISNHEEAKEVVEPLNIPFHYMKANKDIRAEVERRQLELLEQYEIDVIVLARYMQILTSDFVSAHPNRIINIHHSFLPAFIGANPYKRAYERGVKLIGATSHYVTDDLDEGPIIEQDIERVDHRDHAEDLKNIGRTIERSVLARAVKWHLEDRVIVHENKTIVFN; encoded by the coding sequence ATGAATTCATATATGACACAGCGGCTGAATGACTACCGCGAAGGGAATGAGGAAAAAGGGCGCCTGCTCGTCAGCTGCCCCGACCAGCCGGGAATTGTATCGGCTGTGTCCGCGTTTTTGTTTGAACATGGCGCAAATATTATTGAATCAAATCAATATACGACTGATCCTGAAGGCGGCCGGTTTTTTCTTAGAATTGAATTCGACTGCAAAGGCATTCGGGAGAAAAAAGAGGACTTAAAGCAGGCGTTCGCTTTAATCGCCCAAACATTCGGCATGACATGGAGCCTGTCTCTGGCAAGTGAGCTGAAGCGCGTGGCGATCTTTGTATCGAAGGAGCTGCACTGTCTTCATGAACTCATTTGGGAATGGCAAAGCGGCAATATGATGGCCGAAATTGCGGTTGTCATCAGCAACCATGAAGAGGCGAAAGAAGTGGTTGAACCGCTGAATATTCCGTTCCATTACATGAAGGCTAACAAAGACATCCGCGCGGAAGTTGAGCGGCGCCAGCTTGAGCTTCTGGAGCAGTATGAGATTGATGTGATCGTTCTTGCCCGCTACATGCAGATTTTGACGTCTGACTTTGTATCCGCACACCCGAATCGGATTATTAACATCCACCATTCATTCCTGCCGGCCTTTATCGGAGCTAATCCGTATAAACGGGCTTATGAGCGCGGAGTAAAATTAATCGGCGCGACATCTCACTATGTGACGGACGACCTTGACGAAGGCCCGATTATTGAACAGGATATTGAACGCGTCGATCACAGAGATCACGCAGAGGATCTGAAGAATATCGGCAGAACCATTGAGCGCAGCGTATTGGCAAGAGCCGTAAAATGGCACTTGGAAGATCGCGTCATCGTTCACGAAAACAAAACGATCGTATTTAATTAA
- a CDS encoding organic hydroperoxide resistance protein, whose protein sequence is MTKPLFTATVSAAGGREGKVSSSDGVLNLDVAMPGTPRAKRLEHATNPEQLFAAGYSACFDSALQLVARKERLSIETEVTAHVSLLKDEADQGYKLGVTLEVKASGINKEELEALIQKAHGVCPYSKATAGNIEVNLLAAE, encoded by the coding sequence ATGACAAAACCATTATTTACAGCTACAGTATCAGCCGCCGGCGGACGGGAGGGAAAAGTCTCGTCTTCTGACGGTGTGCTGAACCTTGATGTTGCCATGCCGGGAACGCCAAGAGCAAAACGGCTCGAACATGCCACAAACCCTGAACAGCTGTTTGCTGCAGGATACTCTGCCTGCTTTGACAGCGCCCTTCAGCTCGTAGCGAGAAAAGAGCGCCTGAGTATTGAAACAGAGGTCACAGCGCATGTCAGTCTGCTGAAAGATGAAGCAGACCAAGGATATAAACTCGGCGTTACCCTCGAGGTCAAAGCATCCGGCATTAATAAAGAGGAGCTTGAAGCACTTATTCAAAAAGCGCACGGTGTCTGCCCGTATTCAAAAGCGACAGCGGGAAATATTGAAGTAAATCTTCTAGCAGCAGAATAA
- a CDS encoding DMT family transporter has protein sequence MKWGLVVLAAVFEVVWVIGLKHADSALTWSSTIVGIIISFYLLIKATNSLPVGTVYAVFTGLGTAGTVLSEILLFKEQADPVKIVLIGVLLIGVIGLKLVTQDTPETKEEKS, from the coding sequence ATGAAATGGGGTTTAGTGGTCTTAGCGGCCGTATTTGAGGTTGTATGGGTCATCGGCCTGAAACATGCAGATTCGGCGCTGACGTGGAGCTCCACAATTGTGGGCATCATCATCAGTTTTTATCTATTAATCAAGGCGACTAACAGCCTGCCCGTAGGAACGGTATATGCGGTCTTTACCGGTCTCGGGACAGCGGGCACCGTGCTGAGCGAAATCTTGCTTTTCAAAGAGCAGGCCGATCCGGTGAAAATCGTGCTGATCGGCGTTTTGCTGATCGGTGTCATCGGATTAAAGCTGGTCACACAGGATACGCCTGAGACGAAGGAGGAGAAGTCGTAA
- a CDS encoding organic hydroperoxide resistance protein, with product MALFTSKATAVGGRSGHIKSEDGVLDFDIIMPNAKKDGETGTNPEQLFAAGYAACFGGALELAAKKQNIDMTSEIEGQVSLLKDESDGGYKIGVTLVIDTKDLDKETAEKLVHAAHEFCPYSKATRGNVDVKLELK from the coding sequence ATGGCATTATTTACTTCAAAAGCGACCGCAGTCGGCGGACGGTCAGGACATATTAAATCCGAAGACGGAGTGTTGGATTTTGACATCATCATGCCGAATGCAAAAAAAGACGGTGAAACCGGCACAAACCCTGAACAGCTGTTTGCGGCAGGATATGCCGCCTGCTTCGGGGGAGCGCTTGAGCTCGCCGCCAAAAAACAGAACATCGACATGACCTCTGAAATTGAAGGACAGGTCAGTCTTTTAAAAGATGAGAGCGACGGCGGATACAAAATCGGCGTAACGCTCGTCATCGATACAAAAGACCTTGATAAAGAAACGGCGGAGAAGCTTGTACACGCCGCTCACGAGTTCTGTCCGTATTCAAAAGCAACAAGAGGAAATGTTGACGTCAAACTTGAACTCAAATAA
- the yeiL gene encoding transcriptional regulator YeiL: MEIYKGEKKRHHLEKHSIAHLFSFPAEEYMEVREYQRDEWMIQEGMRPDFLFYVIEGKAKIYVTHQNGKVSLINFINKNDYIGEMELLHEVYYTKGIQASAKTVCFALPIDRCRTQLLQDAKFLRELAKFLSIKATLMASKYSQSLAFPLENRLADFILQTAYEGFYKEKHITVCDYLGVSYRHLLHVLTQFCQKGYLQKEGRGYQIKRHDSLYELAEALKNK; this comes from the coding sequence ATGGAAATTTATAAAGGTGAGAAAAAGCGGCACCACTTAGAAAAACACTCAATCGCGCATTTATTTTCTTTTCCGGCGGAAGAGTATATGGAAGTGCGCGAATATCAGCGGGATGAATGGATGATTCAAGAGGGCATGAGGCCGGATTTCCTGTTTTACGTGATTGAAGGAAAAGCGAAAATATATGTAACCCATCAAAACGGGAAAGTATCGTTAATTAATTTTATCAACAAAAATGATTATATCGGAGAAATGGAACTATTACATGAAGTGTATTACACAAAAGGAATTCAGGCCTCAGCGAAGACTGTTTGTTTTGCTCTGCCGATTGACCGCTGCCGCACGCAATTGCTTCAGGATGCGAAATTCCTGCGTGAATTGGCTAAGTTTTTAAGTATAAAGGCGACACTTATGGCTTCAAAGTATTCACAAAGTCTGGCGTTCCCGCTTGAAAACCGGCTTGCCGATTTTATTTTGCAAACGGCTTATGAAGGATTTTATAAAGAGAAGCACATAACGGTTTGTGATTATTTAGGTGTATCTTACCGTCATCTTTTACATGTACTGACGCAATTCTGCCAAAAAGGGTATTTGCAGAAAGAAGGGCGGGGCTATCAAATTAAGCGGCATGATTCGCTGTATGAACTTGCAGAGGCGCTGAAAAATAAGTAA
- the proB gene encoding glutamate 5-kinase, translating to MKKQRIVVKIGSSSLTNSNGSIDEAKIKEHTEAISLLKENGHEVILITSGAVAAGFSALGYPSRPVTIKGKQAAAAVGQTLLMQQYMDHLKRYGLTPAQILLTRNDFSKRERYRNAYATVMELLERGVVPIINENDSTSVEELTFGDNDMLSALVSGLIHADQLMILTDINGLYDANPNENPDAKRFDYLTDITPELLGYAGSAGSKVGTGGMKSKLLAAQTALSLGVKVFIGTGAGREKLKLILDGKGDGTYIGDKELSSVNNTRQWIMFHSPISGEIIIDGGAEQAMIHNGSSLLPAGVADVCGSFPKGAVVEVRGPGGIIGKGQTHYSSDEILEAKGKRSDQLPGAKQVEVIHRNDWVNLFDEGENK from the coding sequence ATGAAAAAGCAGAGAATTGTTGTGAAAATCGGGAGCAGCTCGCTCACAAACAGTAACGGAAGTATTGATGAAGCCAAAATCAAGGAGCATACGGAAGCCATTTCATTATTAAAAGAAAACGGGCATGAAGTAATCCTTATTACCTCAGGCGCGGTGGCAGCGGGTTTTTCCGCTCTCGGCTATCCGTCGCGCCCCGTTACAATAAAAGGAAAGCAGGCAGCCGCCGCGGTCGGCCAGACGCTTTTAATGCAGCAATATATGGACCATTTAAAAAGATACGGTCTGACGCCGGCGCAAATTTTATTAACAAGAAATGATTTCTCAAAAAGAGAGCGGTACAGAAATGCGTATGCCACGGTAATGGAATTGCTGGAGCGGGGAGTCGTGCCGATTATTAATGAGAATGATTCCACATCAGTCGAAGAGCTGACGTTCGGAGATAATGACATGCTGTCGGCGCTTGTGAGCGGCCTGATTCATGCAGACCAATTAATGATTCTCACAGACATTAACGGCCTGTACGATGCCAATCCGAATGAAAATCCTGACGCAAAGCGGTTTGATTATTTGACTGACATTACACCTGAATTGCTCGGGTATGCCGGTTCAGCAGGCTCGAAAGTCGGCACCGGAGGCATGAAGTCAAAACTTCTCGCTGCCCAGACCGCGTTGTCGCTCGGAGTTAAGGTGTTTATCGGGACCGGTGCCGGACGGGAAAAACTGAAGCTGATTTTAGATGGTAAAGGCGACGGTACATATATCGGTGATAAAGAGCTGTCCTCCGTTAATAATACACGGCAATGGATCATGTTTCATTCTCCGATATCAGGGGAAATCATCATTGATGGGGGAGCGGAGCAGGCGATGATCCATAACGGCTCAAGTCTCCTTCCGGCCGGTGTCGCCGATGTCTGCGGCAGTTTTCCGAAAGGGGCCGTAGTGGAAGTCAGAGGTCCCGGCGGCATCATCGGCAAAGGGCAGACGCATTACTCATCCGATGAGATTTTGGAAGCCAAAGGGAAGCGGAGCGATCAGCTTCCGGGCGCGAAGCAGGTGGAAGTGATTCACAGAAATGATTGGGTGAATTTATTTGACGAGGGGGAAAACAAATGA
- a CDS encoding MFS transporter: MNAYRWMSLHFFSFFMTWGVFLPYWTGWMVHIKGISVSEASFIMSLGLTARGISTLLFFPYLSGKFSSKALLNGARIGTFLALLCYIPADSFPSLLLVTLGLHVFYPALMPALDSACGVLVQHNELKDYGTSRQWGSAGFVSAGIILSVFTGMFGDQVILWALLLGTLIFVCLGFMHAPAVLSKRPETDRAKKEGMLSLFRVKHFGLVLAIVILLQAAHASYYNYGYLFLQEIHAPAYAIGIIINIAVIAEIIFFAIADRCFHQFSAGSLLAMAALGATVRWILVFAFPHVIIFCIAQTLHACSFAMGHYAFMKYLIKNISPAQIPKAQGMYSALALSWSTAVFTIFGGFLYEIEPRYAFIGMIVCTIPSMLLALLYRKLEMKKKVFIGNAQDI, encoded by the coding sequence ATGAACGCATATCGCTGGATGAGTCTGCATTTTTTTAGTTTTTTTATGACATGGGGAGTTTTCCTTCCCTATTGGACGGGATGGATGGTGCATATAAAAGGGATTTCCGTATCCGAAGCCAGTTTCATTATGAGCTTAGGCCTGACAGCAAGAGGAATTTCCACATTACTTTTCTTTCCTTATTTATCAGGGAAATTCAGCAGCAAAGCCTTACTGAATGGCGCCAGAATCGGTACGTTTCTTGCACTTTTATGTTATATTCCGGCTGATTCTTTCCCAAGCCTGCTTCTTGTCACATTAGGACTGCATGTGTTTTACCCGGCTTTGATGCCTGCTTTAGACAGCGCTTGCGGCGTCCTTGTACAGCATAACGAGTTAAAGGATTACGGGACCAGCCGCCAGTGGGGGTCCGCCGGATTCGTGTCAGCCGGCATTATCCTGTCCGTCTTTACAGGCATGTTTGGGGATCAAGTGATTTTATGGGCACTGCTTTTAGGCACTCTGATATTCGTATGCCTCGGCTTTATGCATGCCCCTGCTGTTCTTTCAAAACGGCCGGAAACAGACCGCGCAAAAAAAGAGGGCATGCTTTCCTTATTTCGCGTCAAACATTTCGGTCTGGTGCTCGCAATCGTCATCTTATTGCAGGCGGCACATGCATCTTACTACAATTACGGTTATCTCTTTTTGCAAGAAATCCATGCACCCGCATATGCAATAGGGATCATCATCAACATCGCCGTTATCGCGGAGATCATCTTCTTTGCAATCGCTGACCGATGCTTTCATCAATTTTCGGCAGGCTCTTTGCTCGCCATGGCGGCGCTTGGTGCAACCGTACGCTGGATACTGGTATTTGCCTTCCCGCATGTCATCATTTTCTGTATTGCGCAGACGCTGCATGCATGTTCATTCGCGATGGGACACTATGCATTTATGAAATACTTAATTAAGAATATTTCACCTGCGCAAATCCCGAAAGCCCAAGGCATGTATTCCGCGCTGGCGCTCAGCTGGAGCACAGCGGTATTTACCATTTTCGGAGGTTTTCTATACGAAATCGAACCTAGGTATGCCTTTATCGGAATGATTGTTTGTACGATCCCTTCTATGCTTCTTGCACTTTTATACAGGAAACTGGAAATGAAAAAGAAAGTTTTTATCGGAAACGCACAAGATATATAG
- the proA gene encoding glutamate-5-semialdehyde dehydrogenase, with protein sequence MSEVLQKAALAKEAAAEMVMKTTAEKNEALQCIADGLRNERQLILTENQKDIEAGQKRGLTPDIIDRLTLDEKRLLDIADAVELLIGLKDPVGESLETIQKENGLSIEKIRVPLGVVGMIYEARPNVTVDAATLCLKTGNAVVLRGSSSAIHSNKALVSVMKRALGLSKLPIDAVQLIEDTSKETAKQLFTLNDGLDVLIPRGGKNLIDLVVRESTVPVLETGAGNCHVYIDESADPDMARDVVINAKTQRPSVCNAIESLLIHEKWAEEHGRKLLNQLTEKGVELRGDQMICELEPNAKQAEEADWGAEYLAPILSVKTVHDVQEAVRHIQQYGTNHSEAILTENGENAAYFQTAVDAAAVYHNASTRFTDGFEFGYGAEIGISTQKLHARGPMGLPALTSTKIIIKGNGQIRV encoded by the coding sequence ATGAGTGAAGTATTGCAAAAAGCTGCCTTGGCAAAAGAAGCGGCTGCCGAAATGGTCATGAAAACGACCGCTGAAAAAAACGAAGCGCTCCAATGTATTGCAGACGGGCTCAGAAATGAACGCCAGCTGATTTTAACAGAGAATCAGAAAGATATTGAAGCGGGACAGAAAAGAGGACTGACGCCTGACATTATTGACAGGCTGACTCTTGACGAAAAACGCCTGCTCGATATCGCGGATGCTGTAGAACTATTAATCGGTCTGAAAGATCCCGTCGGCGAATCTTTGGAGACCATTCAAAAAGAGAATGGATTATCCATTGAAAAAATCCGCGTGCCCCTCGGAGTAGTGGGCATGATCTATGAAGCCAGACCGAATGTTACAGTAGATGCTGCCACACTTTGCCTGAAAACCGGAAACGCGGTTGTGCTCAGAGGAAGTTCGTCAGCTATCCACAGCAACAAAGCACTTGTCAGTGTGATGAAACGCGCACTGGGACTGTCAAAGCTTCCGATTGATGCCGTTCAGCTCATAGAAGATACAAGCAAAGAAACCGCGAAACAGCTCTTCACATTAAATGACGGGCTGGATGTATTGATCCCGCGCGGCGGCAAAAATTTGATTGATCTGGTGGTCAGGGAATCAACCGTACCCGTGTTAGAAACCGGAGCGGGCAATTGCCACGTGTACATAGATGAGTCAGCAGATCCTGATATGGCCAGAGATGTCGTCATCAACGCCAAAACACAGCGGCCTTCCGTCTGCAATGCGATTGAATCTCTTTTGATCCATGAAAAATGGGCGGAAGAACACGGACGAAAGCTGCTGAATCAGCTGACAGAAAAAGGGGTGGAGCTTCGCGGAGATCAGATGATTTGCGAGCTGGAGCCTAATGCGAAACAAGCCGAAGAGGCCGATTGGGGAGCTGAATACCTGGCGCCGATTCTCAGTGTAAAAACGGTGCATGACGTACAGGAGGCGGTCCGTCACATTCAGCAGTACGGCACAAACCATTCAGAAGCCATTCTGACGGAAAACGGTGAGAATGCCGCTTACTTCCAGACAGCCGTTGACGCCGCCGCCGTGTATCATAATGCTTCCACACGGTTTACAGACGGCTTTGAATTCGGGTACGGAGCCGAAATCGGCATCAGCACGCAAAAGCTTCACGCGAGAGGACCGATGGGGCTTCCGGCGTTAACATCTACAAAAATCATTATCAAAGGAAACGGACAAATCCGCGTATAG
- a CDS encoding MarR family winged helix-turn-helix transcriptional regulator → MCLFSATIGVTLTNKELVKEIMAEKEFEHMKLENQLCFLLYASSREMTKRYKPLLDKLNVTYPQYLALLLLWEHEELNVKRMGELLHLDSGTLTPMLKRMEQRGIIMRKRSPEDERSVTIRLTDEGCALQKTAADIPIAMLEQTGLSKEELKQVKQALYEVLKTLHDVK, encoded by the coding sequence ATGTGCCTTTTTTCGGCTACAATAGGGGTAACGTTAACAAACAAAGAGTTGGTGAAAGAAATTATGGCAGAAAAAGAATTTGAACATATGAAACTGGAGAATCAGCTTTGTTTTTTGTTGTATGCAAGCTCCAGAGAAATGACGAAACGGTACAAACCGCTGCTTGATAAGCTCAATGTGACCTATCCGCAATACTTGGCGCTTCTCTTATTATGGGAGCACGAAGAACTGAATGTAAAACGGATGGGTGAACTTTTGCACTTGGACTCCGGAACGCTGACACCGATGCTGAAACGGATGGAGCAGCGCGGAATCATTATGAGAAAGCGGTCGCCTGAAGACGAGCGCTCTGTGACGATCAGATTGACAGATGAAGGATGCGCCTTGCAGAAAACGGCGGCGGATATTCCCATTGCGATGCTGGAACAGACGGGACTGTCAAAAGAGGAATTAAAGCAGGTAAAGCAGGCGCTTTATGAGGTTTTGAAAACATTGCACGACGTAAAATAA
- a CDS encoding BclA C-terminal domain-containing protein, whose product MSQPNLPNITPVVTLSRDDTINLLLSAIAMEELGMAHILNAEGEKIQYALGTIPGLTGPPSSLADILNLNESVRDTLDSLMKQELLLGSKLDSISNIPTLAGPTGATGPTGPAGGPTGPTGAIGPAGATGPTGPTGPTGVTGAGLQGIIAFNPLIAPTYTPGQVVLYNGSSYVVNTASPAGVPDTSADYTLLAAAGPTGPTGPTGATGAGLTGLTAFDPAAAPFYTAGQVVLYEGASYVVNIDNPSGIPGISPDYTLLAAAGPTGPTGVTGAGLQGIVPFDPLAAPSYTAGQTVTFNGSSYVANVNSPAGTPGASADYTLLAATGTAGATGGSGPTGITGVTGTTGPTGVTGVTGATGPTGGTGVTGTTGPTGITGAAGATGPTGVTGVTGDTGSTGATGATGVTGPTGITGATGATGPTGITGVTGDTGPTGITGVTGDTGPTGITGATGATGPTGGTGVTGATGPTGFTGATGGSGPTGITGVTGATGPTGITGVTGGGIVAVVVGGTTISLPNDQNLSADITANAANTVFTVAPAGRYYISYHINLTAGLLVSSRVLINGTPFTSSIIAPVASLANFNNSFIVTLAADSTIQLQLFGLLGAATLLGGSVGAALNIIRLS is encoded by the coding sequence GTGTCACAGCCTAATTTACCGAATATCACCCCTGTCGTTACACTTTCCAGAGACGATACCATTAATCTTCTTCTGTCGGCAATTGCTATGGAAGAACTGGGAATGGCACATATTCTGAATGCGGAAGGGGAAAAAATCCAATACGCGCTCGGAACGATTCCCGGCTTAACTGGGCCGCCGTCAAGTCTTGCGGATATTCTGAACTTGAACGAGAGCGTCCGTGATACGCTTGACAGCTTAATGAAACAGGAGCTTCTTCTCGGTTCAAAATTGGACAGTATCTCAAATATTCCTACACTGGCGGGGCCGACAGGGGCTACGGGACCGACGGGACCAGCCGGCGGACCCACTGGCCCGACTGGAGCAATCGGGCCGGCCGGAGCTACGGGGCCAACCGGGCCGACCGGGCCGACAGGGGTCACCGGTGCGGGTCTTCAAGGGATTATCGCTTTTAATCCGTTAATTGCCCCTACTTATACACCCGGGCAGGTTGTCCTGTATAACGGCAGCTCCTATGTCGTGAACACAGCTTCGCCTGCCGGGGTTCCGGATACGTCTGCCGATTATACGCTTTTAGCTGCCGCAGGGCCGACCGGGCCGACTGGACCAACGGGCGCTACAGGAGCCGGATTGACAGGACTGACAGCTTTTGACCCTGCGGCTGCACCTTTTTATACGGCGGGGCAGGTTGTATTGTATGAGGGTGCTTCTTATGTCGTAAATATCGATAACCCCTCAGGCATCCCCGGGATATCGCCGGACTATACACTGCTTGCCGCCGCAGGGCCGACCGGGCCAACTGGTGTTACCGGCGCCGGACTGCAGGGCATCGTGCCGTTTGATCCCCTCGCCGCTCCTTCGTATACTGCCGGACAGACCGTTACGTTCAACGGCAGCTCTTACGTCGCAAACGTAAACAGCCCGGCGGGAACCCCTGGAGCTTCAGCTGACTATACACTTTTAGCCGCGACAGGAACAGCTGGTGCTACCGGAGGCTCCGGGCCGACCGGGATTACTGGTGTTACAGGAACCACCGGACCGACTGGAGTCACCGGCGTTACCGGAGCCACTGGACCGACCGGAGGCACTGGCGTTACCGGAACCACTGGGCCGACCGGAATCACTGGTGCTGCTGGAGCCACCGGACCGACTGGAGTCACCGGCGTTACTGGTGACACTGGGTCGACCGGAGCCACTGGTGCTACGGGTGTCACCGGGCCGACTGGAATCACCGGTGCTACCGGAGCCACCGGGCCAACTGGAATCACCGGCGTTACTGGTGACACTGGACCGACCGGGATTACTGGCGTTACTGGTGACACTGGGCCGACTGGAATCACTGGTGCTACCGGAGCCACCGGGCCGACTGGAGGCACTGGCGTTACCGGAGCCACTGGACCGACTGGATTTACTGGCGCTACCGGAGGCTCCGGGCCGACCGGGATCACCGGCGTTACCGGAGCCACTGGACCGACCGGGATTACTGGCGTTACGGGCGGCGGTATTGTCGCAGTTGTTGTCGGCGGCACAACCATTTCCTTGCCGAATGATCAAAACCTTTCCGCAGATATTACGGCTAATGCTGCAAATACTGTGTTTACCGTTGCTCCGGCAGGACGATACTATATCTCCTACCATATTAATTTAACGGCCGGCCTGCTTGTCAGTTCACGGGTCTTGATTAACGGCACTCCATTTACAAGTTCAATTATTGCACCGGTCGCGTCATTGGCAAACTTCAATAACTCCTTCATTGTGACTTTGGCAGCAGACAGCACCATCCAGCTCCAGCTGTTCGGATTATTGGGTGCGGCGACATTGCTTGGAGGGAGTGTCGGTGCAGCATTAAACATCATTCGATTATCTTAA